ATACGATTAGATAAAAATACCGCTTCCTCTACATCATGGGTAATCATAAAGATGGTTAAATTTGTTCTTTGCCATAAATCAAGGATAAATTCGTGCATGGATTCTTTTGTATGAATATCTAATGCACCAAAGGGTTCATCCATTAGTAATACTTTTGGTTCTGAAGTTAATGCACGTGCGATCGCAACTCTTTGTTTCATGCCTCCTGAGAGTTGTTTGGGCAAGGATTTGGCAAAATTAGATAAACCAACAACGCTGAGATAATAACTAGCTTTTTCTTTTCTTTCTTTTTTCGGAACTCCTTGCAATTTCAAACCAAATTCTGTATTTTCTTGGACATTTAACCAAGGATAAAGGGTATAATGTTGAAACACCATTCCCCGATCAGGTCCGGGGGCAGTAATAAGTTTACCATCAATTTTTATTTCTCCAAAACAGGGTTTATCTAGTCCTGCAATTTGACGCAGTAAAGTCGATTTTCCTGAGCCTGAAGCCCCTACTGCACAGATAAATTCACCCTCTTTAATGGTCATATTAATATCTTTTAAAACAGATAGTTTTCCATTTTCTGTATCGAAACTTTTATGTAAATTTTTAATTTGTAAAAACATAAAATCACCTCTTTTTATAATAATTAAAACTTTTAAAATTAACGTTTTTGACTAGACCATTTACAAGAAATTCTTAATAAATATTGAAAAAATAAATCTAAAGATAAACCGATAATACCAATCACAATTAAACCGACAAAAATCTCATCAGTTTTTAAAAATCTTCCTGCCACACTGATACGCCTTCCCAAGCCTTCAGTGGAAGCAATCAATTCCGAAACAATTACTAATTGCCATGCCGCCGCTAAATTAATACGACAAGCATCGAGAATACCGGGCAAAGAATGGGGTAATATCACCTGAGTGAGAATTTGCCACTTATTACCCCCTAGAATATACGTCGATTCGATCAAATCTTTTGATACAAATTTTACAGTATCCATAACCATTAAGGCATTAAAGAAAAATACACCTATAAATATAAGAGTGATTTTCGGTTCTTCTCCGATACCCAAGTAAAGGATTAAGAGGGGGATAAACGCTGGTGCGGGCATATAACGCATTAAACCGAACAAAGGTTCTAATAAAGCCCGAATACTGGCAAAACTACCCATTAAAATGCCGATGGGAATGGCGAATAAAGC
This is a stretch of genomic DNA from Cyanobacterium aponinum PCC 10605. It encodes these proteins:
- a CDS encoding ABC transporter ATP-binding protein gives rise to the protein MFLQIKNLHKSFDTENGKLSVLKDINMTIKEGEFICAVGASGSGKSTLLRQIAGLDKPCFGEIKIDGKLITAPGPDRGMVFQHYTLYPWLNVQENTEFGLKLQGVPKKERKEKASYYLSVVGLSNFAKSLPKQLSGGMKQRVAIARALTSEPKVLLMDEPFGALDIHTKESMHEFILDLWQRTNLTIFMITHDVEEAVFLSNRIYALGSRPGTVRKEITINLPERTSHIKRHSIFHDYRDELMELLRLHGKEALMAA
- a CDS encoding ABC transporter permease, translating into MNKSKVNILNGFWRLSEDIPKPLYITLTISSIALPLFLWWFITTVGNIDPKFLPSPANVLQAFGRLWSSGELMQDTIASLWRVGVGFFLAALFAIPIGILMGSFASIRALLEPLFGLMRYMPAPAFIPLLILYLGIGEEPKITLIFIGVFFFNALMVMDTVKFVSKDLIESTYILGGNKWQILTQVILPHSLPGILDACRINLAAAWQLVIVSELIASTEGLGRRISVAGRFLKTDEIFVGLIVIGIIGLSLDLFFQYLLRISCKWSSQKR